Proteins encoded in a region of the Tubulanus polymorphus chromosome 10, tnTubPoly1.2, whole genome shotgun sequence genome:
- the LOC141911592 gene encoding uncharacterized protein LOC141911592: protein MTATQISTAFNGDASLAIDGNDNSDYYAAKLSCSHTAGKDRDWWQLDMGQELPISEVTLVNRLRFSKRLQSFDIYVTKTVPTAYSNIPVADRCARQEAVPIGPRKTFRCPKPLTGRYVVVVRLTQGVLALCEVIVRESFNSLDLAGKLTYQSSVAEGGVSSRAVDNNYDPNWSGGSCIQTDLPVVGAGGSNANWWSVDLGATHEVTAVAIASRKDCCGLKGFTIYVSAKPIRTKLGNEEAVCAELPAGPSAGQVKKYKCDSGKKTGRYVTVLSTSGEKLTLCEVRVMGTKTGSPTLDEIDLKGKTLSTETRTPTSSLANRVHTRWLSR, encoded by the exons ATGACGGCTACGCAGATTTCGACCGCGTTTAACGGCGATGCGTCGCTTGCTATCGACGGTAATGATAATTCGGATTATTATGCCGCAAAATTGAGTTGCAGCCATACCGCCGGAAAAGATCGAGACTGGTGGCAGTTAGATATGGGCCAGGAACTACCGATATCGGAGGTTACGTTGGTCAATCGTCTGCGATTCT CTAAGCGCCTTCAATCGTTCGACATTTACGTAACCAAAACGGTTCCAACCGCGTACAGCAACATTCCCGTTGCGGATAGATGTGCCCGACAGGAAGCCGTTCCCATAGGGCCTCGTAAAACTTTCCGATGTCCGAAACCTCTGACGGGAAGATACGTCGTAGTCGTTCGGTTGACACAAGGAGTTTTGGCACTGTGCGAAGTAATCGTTCGCGAATCATTCA ACTCGTTAGACTTAGCCGGGAAACTGACGTATCAGAGTAGTGTCGCTGAAGGAGGTGTATCCAGCCGAGCCGTCGACAATAATTACGATCCCAATTGGTCTGGAGGAAGTTGTATCCAAACAGATCTTCCGGTTGTAGGAGCTGGAGGCAGTAATGCCAACTGGTGGAGTGTCGATCTCGGAGCCACTCATGAAGTCACAGCAGTCGCGATTGCTAGCCGCAAAGATTGCTGCG GCCTGAAGGGATTTACAATATACGTCTCCGCCAAACCGATACGAACTAAACTTGGCAACGAAGAAGCGGTTTGCGCCGAGCTGCCTGCTGGTCCGAGCGCCGGGCAAGTGAAAAAGTACAAGTGCGATTCGGGCAAAAAAACAGGTCGTTACGTGACTGTGTTGTCAACGAGCGGTGAAAAGTTAACTCTTTGCGAGGTTCGCGTGATGGGAACTAAAACTGGTTCCCCGACCCTAG ACGAGATCGACCTGAAAGGAAAGACA CTATCGACGGAGACACGAACGCCGACTTCCTCGCTGGCAAATCGTGTACACACACGTTGGCTGAGCCGATAA